The following are encoded together in the Blautia obeum ATCC 29174 genome:
- the rplK gene encoding 50S ribosomal protein L11 produces the protein MAKKVTGYIKLQIPAGKATPAPPVGPALGQHGVNIVQFTKEFNARTADQGDLIIPVVITVYADRSFSFITKTPPAAVLLKKAANIKSGSGVPNKTKVAKVTKAQIQEIAELKMKDLNAASLEAAMSMISGTARSMGIEVVD, from the coding sequence ATGGCAAAAAAAGTAACAGGTTATATTAAATTACAGATTCCTGCTGGTAAAGCAACTCCAGCACCACCGGTTGGTCCGGCTCTTGGACAGCACGGTGTAAACATTGTACAGTTCACAAAAGAGTTTAATGCAAGAACAGCAGATCAGGGAGATCTTATCATTCCTGTAGTTATCACTGTTTATGCAGACAGAAGTTTCAGCTTCATAACCAAAACTCCGCCGGCAGCTGTTCTTCTTAAGAAAGCAGCTAACATCAAATCAGGTTCCGGCGTACCGAACAAAACAAAGGTTGCAAAAGTAACAAAAGCTCAGATTCAGGAAATCGCTGAACTGAAAATGAAAGACCTGAATGCAGCATCCCTTGAAGCAGCTATGAGCATGATCTCTGGTACTGCTAGAAGTATGGGAATCGAAGTCGTAGACTGA
- the rplA gene encoding 50S ribosomal protein L1 — MKRGKKYVEAAKAVDRATLYDTAEAISLVKKSAVAKFDETIEVHIRTGCDGRHADQQIRGAVVLPHGTGKKVRVLVFAKDAKAEEAKAAGADYVGAEDLIPRIQNEGWLDFDVVVATPDMMGVVGRLGRVLGPKGLMPNPKAGTVTMDVTKAINDIKAGKIEYRLDKTNIIHVPIGKASFTEEQLSDNFQTLIEAIVKARPSTLKGQYMKSIVLTPTMGPGVKVNPAKFA; from the coding sequence ATGAAACGAGGAAAGAAATACGTGGAAGCTGCTAAAGCAGTAGACCGCGCAACATTATATGATACCGCTGAGGCTATCAGCCTTGTAAAGAAATCCGCAGTTGCTAAATTTGACGAAACTATCGAAGTTCACATCCGTACAGGCTGCGATGGACGTCATGCAGATCAGCAGATCCGTGGTGCAGTAGTTCTGCCTCATGGAACTGGTAAAAAAGTTCGTGTTCTTGTATTCGCAAAAGACGCTAAAGCTGAAGAAGCTAAAGCAGCTGGAGCTGATTACGTAGGAGCAGAAGATCTCATCCCGAGAATTCAGAACGAAGGATGGCTGGATTTCGACGTTGTTGTTGCTACACCAGACATGATGGGTGTTGTAGGACGTCTTGGTCGTGTACTTGGACCAAAAGGTCTTATGCCAAACCCGAAAGCTGGAACAGTAACTATGGACGTTACAAAAGCGATCAATGATATCAAAGCAGGTAAGATTGAATACCGTCTTGACAAAACCAATATCATCCATGTTCCGATCGGTAAAGCTTCCTTTACTGAGGAACAGTTAAGCGACAACTTCCAGACGCTGATTGAGGCGATCGTTAAAGCTAGACCAAGCACACTGAAAGGACAGTACATGAAGAGTATCGTTCTTACACCTACTATGGGACCTGGTGTGAAGGTTAACCCGGCTAAATTCGCCTAA
- a CDS encoding D-alanyl-D-alanine carboxypeptidase family protein, with the protein MADKKRRNTPNTGNKRNNGRRKKKGRLKGLIAAELIVVVVLVMIVGHNLGLGTGITNFVNSIRKPAVEELDITGINSPYAVLMNAKSGKVIGDINGEEQMYPASMTKIMTTILAIENLKDLNQEITITNDMVADLYVQDAMQAGFQPNETVKAIDLLYGVMLPSGAECCVALADTVAGSVSDFVTLMNEKAEKLGMTGTHFSSISGLHREDHYSTAKDIALLLRYAIKNDTFREIIESPYHSTSGTNIHPDGITFYSTMFKNLSDTSVIDGEIKGGKTGYTSQAGHCLASFAEIDGVEYILVTAGAPGTGNPHIDDAVKLYNRLGESSSVLYGR; encoded by the coding sequence ATGGCTGATAAGAAACGTAGAAATACTCCAAATACAGGAAATAAAAGAAATAACGGTCGAAGAAAAAAGAAGGGCAGGCTCAAGGGTCTGATTGCTGCAGAACTGATCGTAGTTGTCGTTCTTGTAATGATCGTGGGGCATAATCTGGGACTGGGAACAGGAATCACCAACTTCGTAAACAGTATCCGTAAACCTGCAGTCGAGGAACTGGATATCACAGGGATCAACAGCCCTTATGCGGTGCTCATGAATGCAAAGAGTGGTAAAGTCATCGGTGATATCAATGGTGAAGAACAGATGTATCCGGCTTCTATGACAAAGATCATGACTACAATCCTTGCGATTGAAAATCTCAAGGATTTGAATCAGGAGATTACGATTACAAACGATATGGTAGCGGATCTTTATGTGCAGGATGCAATGCAGGCTGGATTTCAGCCGAATGAGACAGTGAAGGCAATTGATCTTCTCTACGGAGTCATGCTTCCGTCCGGTGCAGAGTGCTGCGTAGCATTGGCAGACACCGTTGCGGGTTCGGTGAGTGATTTTGTAACTCTTATGAATGAAAAAGCAGAGAAGCTTGGAATGACAGGTACTCATTTCAGTTCCATTTCAGGACTGCACAGGGAAGATCATTACAGCACAGCAAAAGACATTGCGCTGTTGCTTCGTTATGCGATAAAAAATGACACTTTCCGTGAGATCATTGAAAGTCCATATCATTCTACATCAGGAACAAATATTCATCCGGATGGAATCACATTTTACAGTACGATGTTTAAGAATTTGTCGGATACTTCTGTGATCGATGGAGAGATCAAAGGAGGCAAGACCGGATACACGAGTCAGGCAGGTCATTGCCTCGCAAGTTTTGCAGAAATTGATGGAGTAGAATACATTCTTGTAACAGCTGGTGCACCGGGCACGGGTAATCCGCATATTGATGATGCAGTAAAATTGTATAACCGGCTGGGTGAGTCATCCTCTGTATTGTATGGAAGATAA
- a CDS encoding phosphohydrolase, whose amino-acid sequence MSVMNTYSGRKFDPMKIAPEDVYLEDIAHALSLVCRGGGQIRWFYSVGQHSINCAHEALARGWSDRMALACLLHDASECYISDVIRPVKVHLQNYLEIESMIMDAIWEKFHLDDLTDEENQKWKQIDNEILELELKTLMKGEKDREIIPLSSTPDLSERTFSSVEKEFKELALELFQKLS is encoded by the coding sequence ATGAGCGTAATGAATACATACAGTGGGCGAAAATTTGATCCCATGAAGATCGCCCCGGAAGATGTTTATCTGGAAGATATTGCACATGCTTTAAGTCTTGTCTGCCGCGGTGGCGGGCAGATCCGGTGGTTTTATTCTGTAGGCCAGCATTCCATTAACTGTGCTCATGAAGCTCTGGCACGTGGATGGTCTGACCGAATGGCTCTTGCCTGTCTTCTGCACGATGCAAGTGAATGTTACATTTCCGATGTCATCCGCCCGGTTAAAGTCCATCTGCAGAACTACCTGGAAATCGAATCTATGATCATGGATGCGATCTGGGAAAAATTTCATCTTGATGACCTAACTGATGAAGAGAATCAAAAATGGAAACAGATTGATAATGAAATCCTGGAACTGGAATTAAAAACTCTTATGAAAGGTGAAAAAGACAGGGAGATCATCCCCCTGTCTTCTACTCCCGACCTGTCTGAGCGCACTTTCAGTTCTGTAGAAAAAGAATTCAAAGAACTTGCACTTGAACTGTTTCAGAAACTTTCTTAA
- a CDS encoding helix-turn-helix domain-containing protein: MKKKNTDGLQQELMDSPDLTQFLSQNQEQFVNKNVAELLNHLFEKKNISKAALAKQAGMSEIYLHQIFAGRRNPSRNRLLCLCYGLNASVEETQELLRRCGKAQLYPKLKRDAIIYYGLLHKLDLFEINDKLFDENEETLF, translated from the coding sequence ATGAAAAAGAAAAATACAGATGGTTTACAGCAGGAACTTATGGATTCACCAGATCTGACTCAGTTTCTGTCACAAAACCAGGAACAGTTTGTAAATAAAAATGTAGCAGAATTATTAAACCATCTGTTTGAAAAGAAAAATATCTCAAAAGCAGCTCTCGCCAAACAGGCAGGCATGAGCGAAATCTATCTGCACCAGATTTTTGCCGGTCGCCGGAATCCTTCCCGAAACCGTCTGCTGTGTCTGTGTTACGGTCTGAATGCAAGCGTAGAAGAAACCCAGGAATTATTGAGACGTTGCGGAAAAGCCCAATTATATCCCAAGCTGAAACGTGATGCAATTATATATTACGGACTTCTGCACAAACTTGATCTTTTTGAGATCAACGACAAACTGTTTGATGAAAACGAAGAAACTTTATTCTGA
- a CDS encoding serine/threonine protein kinase, whose protein sequence is MNIYDSLLGAVHSEYDVLMLIKKSERGEVSLVRHRDSGTRYIFRHFYGNSEVYQKLLNVSCPNLPQIMEVGEKDGKTALLEEYVQGDTLSEILEGGLLTIAESKQIARQLCSALWVFHSMGVVHRDVKPDNVIIRGKEAVLIDFDASRIYKSTIQEDTQILGTTGFAAPEQYGLSQSDGRADIYALGVLLNIMLTGEHPSRKLAGGRMGRIVQRCTMVNPSKRYKNILHLLEVL, encoded by the coding sequence ATGAATATTTACGACAGTCTTTTGGGTGCAGTTCATAGCGAATATGATGTGCTCATGCTGATCAAAAAAAGTGAACGGGGCGAGGTCTCACTTGTACGTCACAGAGACAGCGGCACCCGTTATATTTTCCGGCATTTTTATGGAAACAGTGAAGTTTATCAGAAACTTCTGAATGTTTCCTGTCCAAATCTGCCGCAAATAATGGAAGTCGGAGAAAAAGATGGAAAGACAGCTCTGCTGGAAGAATATGTGCAGGGCGATACGCTTAGCGAGATCCTAGAAGGCGGTCTTCTGACAATTGCGGAGTCGAAACAGATTGCAAGACAGCTTTGTTCTGCATTGTGGGTATTTCATTCTATGGGTGTGGTGCACAGAGATGTGAAGCCGGATAATGTTATTATACGTGGAAAAGAAGCTGTTCTGATCGATTTTGATGCATCAAGAATATATAAAAGCACAATTCAGGAAGATACGCAGATTCTGGGAACAACTGGATTTGCAGCACCGGAGCAGTATGGCCTTTCGCAGTCGGATGGACGGGCAGATATCTATGCGCTTGGTGTTTTACTTAATATTATGCTGACCGGCGAACATCCTTCCAGGAAACTTGCAGGTGGCAGAATGGGAAGAATTGTTCAACGCTGTACAATGGTTAATCCATCAAAAAGATACAAGAATATTCTTCATCTGCTGGAGGTTCTGTAG
- a CDS encoding zinc ribbon domain-containing protein, whose protein sequence is MSKKCIKCGEILPDDASFCPHCTTVQTEKKEIKTPRKWRKKAVIGVAVLAVAAVIGIAFSIYHRPKTYEGGAQITYTDKGKSYKVLLSFSEEGGMTGHAQGERTDTLSEGMNSALPCQLYVLNKDTGELAGEDFSKEVESCKVDTKPSEGSQKMEYVEPVYNESFPNAAYVSDINYVSDSGTNDIQWTLTMKNGDTIFLSTRLTIEKQPAVSYYPEDTPMETTEELNALLASIEEEVPSDTPVYLHLPAVTYDGDITFGDHVWGISGSKDGDAVTTFTGTVSIKGHDGNYADLSGINFEGEGGIGLDAYCLVLLTDCNFTGWDTAAVAQNGAWVNAMECTFANNTVGLKFNTSMAYGTAPNYVNNTFTDNGTAVCIDSLPGNEVIDFAGSVFSGNDADIENKADHAVDTAKATFE, encoded by the coding sequence ATGAGTAAAAAGTGTATAAAATGTGGGGAGATACTGCCGGATGACGCGTCTTTCTGCCCGCACTGTACAACAGTTCAGACAGAAAAGAAAGAGATAAAGACGCCAAGAAAGTGGAGAAAGAAAGCAGTGATAGGAGTGGCAGTTCTGGCCGTAGCTGCGGTTATCGGAATCGCTTTTTCTATCTATCACAGACCAAAAACATATGAAGGCGGTGCTCAGATCACTTATACGGATAAGGGAAAATCATACAAAGTTCTGCTGAGTTTTTCTGAGGAAGGCGGTATGACTGGACATGCCCAGGGTGAGCGCACAGATACGCTGTCGGAAGGCATGAACAGTGCACTTCCATGTCAGCTGTATGTATTAAACAAAGATACAGGAGAACTGGCTGGAGAAGATTTTTCCAAAGAGGTAGAGTCCTGTAAAGTAGATACAAAGCCATCAGAGGGATCGCAGAAAATGGAATATGTAGAACCGGTATACAATGAAAGCTTCCCAAATGCAGCGTATGTTTCTGATATCAATTATGTATCTGACAGTGGAACGAATGATATCCAGTGGACACTTACCATGAAGAATGGAGATACAATTTTTCTCAGTACGAGACTTACGATTGAAAAACAGCCGGCAGTCAGCTATTATCCGGAAGATACACCGATGGAGACCACCGAAGAGTTGAATGCCCTGCTTGCTTCCATTGAAGAAGAGGTACCCTCAGATACTCCGGTATATCTGCATCTTCCGGCAGTGACCTATGACGGAGATATCACTTTTGGCGATCATGTCTGGGGCATTTCAGGAAGCAAAGACGGTGATGCGGTGACTACTTTTACCGGAACTGTCAGTATAAAGGGACATGATGGCAACTATGCAGATCTGTCGGGGATTAATTTTGAAGGTGAGGGTGGAATCGGACTGGATGCGTATTGTCTGGTGCTTCTTACCGATTGCAACTTCACGGGTTGGGATACGGCTGCTGTTGCACAGAATGGTGCATGGGTTAATGCAATGGAATGTACGTTCGCGAATAATACGGTTGGTTTGAAATTTAATACCTCTATGGCTTACGGTACTGCGCCAAACTATGTGAATAATACATTTACGGATAATGGAACTGCTGTCTGCATTGACAGTCTGCCGGGAAATGAGGTTATTGATTTTGCCGGAAGCGTGTTCTCGGGAAATGATGCGGATATTGAGAATAAAGCAGATCATGCAGTAGATACAGCGAAAGCGACATTTGAATAA
- a CDS encoding Ig-like domain-containing protein, whose translation MKRNKIAMLLAMALTVTQSVVVPVAAEELTADVEQEVEMSQDDADAEAAVESEGAASEDAEVNIQEDEFSVGDGEDAEIQEEAEETQNVDFTAGDESIEAVGEEESKYSLMYDFMDGHTGNGTMLPNSQMTISTSVYHSDEDGDETISEAYKLELKPMEDDWDYTGKVDVSVDDNNIVINSHGVTGAFGIYVTVSSDAFKTFTSKVYFEISEYVIMPENATDADGNVLNPKVGEQIDIAKDMQPQLFRYEKDTKKLSPVTGDNYKIIIYRGTDEETGEPDNDYDTEGWEWIEVSGQELPILERITENGTSFALTALEKDEDGRWNYIARRDYQVDSLHDDGDDGDDGDNGDHGNNTPMLGPDVLTDANGNKLNPQVGEVIDYAKKGVALYHYVNGNLTGVGDPETLKIETVYDENDWSVQYTEGWDVPTMTRKTKDATWIFFKAWEKKLETGRWEIIDTKRYEFDATDKVHSHSWVTKNVVKEATCTEAGSKVENCASCDAVQTVSIPVKGHTVMKDAAVAPTVFADGKTEGSHCSVCGTVLEKQNTIAKVPGTIYLTASSLKMKTGQSTTAFKATGFSEGDYVTAVTSNKPRTVKVTNVNKNGTFKLTAGKKKGSAVVTVTLASKKTASFKVTVQKAAVKTTKITTTTKSLTLAKGATYKKLASSIAVTPVTSKEKVTYSSSNKKVATVSSKGVIKAKKAGTAKITVKSGSKKVVVTVKVTGVKTTNLSGVPAAKSVSKGKSFKIKAIATPKNTDEKITFKSSNKKVVTVTSKGVVKGLKKGTATITVQSGSKKMTCKVTVK comes from the coding sequence ATGAAAAGAAACAAAATCGCAATGCTTCTGGCAATGGCGCTTACTGTTACACAGAGTGTAGTTGTACCGGTAGCAGCGGAAGAACTCACAGCAGATGTTGAGCAGGAAGTGGAAATGAGCCAGGATGATGCTGATGCAGAAGCAGCAGTAGAATCAGAAGGGGCTGCTTCAGAGGATGCAGAAGTAAATATTCAGGAGGATGAGTTTTCCGTAGGAGACGGTGAGGATGCAGAAATCCAGGAAGAAGCGGAAGAAACGCAGAATGTGGATTTTACAGCCGGAGATGAAAGCATAGAGGCTGTAGGGGAAGAAGAATCCAAATATAGTCTGATGTATGATTTTATGGACGGGCATACAGGAAATGGTACTATGCTTCCAAACAGCCAGATGACGATTTCAACCAGCGTGTATCATTCTGATGAAGATGGCGATGAGACAATTTCAGAAGCATACAAATTAGAACTTAAACCAATGGAAGATGATTGGGACTATACCGGAAAGGTAGATGTCTCTGTAGATGATAATAATATTGTTATAAATTCTCATGGGGTAACAGGAGCTTTTGGTATTTATGTGACAGTCAGCTCAGATGCTTTTAAAACATTTACCAGTAAAGTTTATTTTGAAATCAGTGAATATGTGATCATGCCGGAAAATGCCACGGATGCAGATGGAAATGTACTTAATCCTAAGGTGGGAGAACAGATTGATATTGCCAAAGATATGCAACCACAGCTTTTCCGTTATGAAAAAGATACGAAGAAGCTTAGTCCTGTAACAGGAGATAATTATAAGATTATTATTTATAGAGGGACAGATGAGGAAACAGGTGAACCTGATAATGACTACGATACAGAAGGATGGGAATGGATTGAAGTTTCCGGGCAGGAACTTCCGATATTGGAGAGAATAACGGAAAACGGTACCAGCTTTGCTCTGACAGCTCTGGAGAAAGATGAAGACGGAAGATGGAATTATATCGCAAGACGTGATTATCAGGTAGATTCTTTACATGATGATGGAGATGACGGGGATGATGGAGATAACGGAGACCATGGTAATAACACACCGATGCTGGGACCGGATGTTCTTACAGATGCAAATGGAAATAAACTGAATCCGCAGGTTGGAGAAGTAATTGATTATGCGAAGAAGGGCGTTGCTCTGTATCATTATGTAAATGGAAATTTAACAGGTGTTGGAGATCCAGAGACATTAAAAATTGAAACGGTGTATGATGAAAATGACTGGAGCGTACAGTATACGGAAGGCTGGGATGTTCCGACCATGACCCGAAAGACAAAAGATGCTACATGGATCTTTTTTAAGGCATGGGAGAAAAAACTGGAGACAGGAAGATGGGAAATAATTGATACAAAGAGATATGAATTTGATGCCACAGATAAAGTACACAGCCACAGCTGGGTGACTAAAAATGTTGTAAAAGAAGCTACCTGTACAGAAGCAGGAAGTAAGGTTGAAAATTGTGCTTCCTGTGATGCAGTGCAGACTGTGTCAATCCCTGTAAAAGGCCATACTGTAATGAAAGATGCAGCAGTAGCTCCGACTGTATTTGCAGACGGAAAGACCGAAGGAAGTCATTGTTCTGTATGTGGTACAGTCCTTGAGAAGCAGAATACAATAGCAAAAGTTCCAGGTACCATTTATCTGACAGCTTCTTCATTGAAAATGAAAACAGGTCAGTCCACAACTGCATTCAAAGCAACGGGATTTTCAGAAGGAGACTATGTTACAGCAGTTACTTCAAATAAACCGAGAACTGTAAAAGTAACAAATGTAAACAAAAATGGAACATTCAAGCTGACTGCCGGCAAGAAGAAGGGAAGTGCTGTAGTCACTGTTACTCTTGCAAGCAAAAAGACAGCAAGCTTCAAGGTAACTGTTCAGAAGGCAGCAGTAAAAACCACTAAGATTACAACAACAACGAAATCACTGACACTTGCAAAAGGAGCTACCTACAAGAAATTGGCTTCTTCTATTGCAGTTACACCAGTAACAAGCAAAGAGAAAGTTACATATTCTTCTTCAAATAAGAAGGTAGCTACCGTCAGCTCCAAAGGTGTGATCAAAGCGAAAAAAGCCGGCACAGCAAAGATCACTGTCAAATCAGGAAGTAAGAAAGTTGTTGTAACTGTAAAGGTTACCGGCGTAAAAACAACAAATCTTTCCGGTGTTCCGGCAGCAAAAAGTGTTTCCAAGGGAAAATCTTTCAAGATTAAAGCCATAGCAACACCAAAGAACACAGATGAAAAAATTACTTTTAAATCATCTAACAAAAAAGTTGTAACTGTAACATCTAAGGGTGTAGTGAAAGGCCTGAAAAAGGGAACAGCAACGATCACAGTTCAGAGTGGTTCTAAGAAAATGACATGCAAAGTGACTGTGAAATAA
- a CDS encoding HD domain-containing protein produces MEPEKLIETLAVAERLKDATRHCYTSRGRRESVAEHSWRITLMAYLVSDEFPEANLEKLMKMCLIHDLGEAFTGDIPTFEKSEKDEEKEASLLNEWMMQLPEPFVSEMQELYREMEERKTLEARIYKALDNLEALIQHNESDISTWIPLEYDLQMTYGNDKVQFSEYLTRLRDEVRNDSKKKIAESIKKSD; encoded by the coding sequence ATGGAACCTGAGAAACTGATAGAAACATTAGCTGTGGCGGAGCGTCTGAAAGATGCCACCAGGCACTGTTATACATCCAGAGGCCGCAGGGAAAGTGTGGCGGAGCATTCCTGGAGAATTACGTTGATGGCATATCTTGTCAGTGATGAGTTTCCGGAAGCAAATCTGGAAAAATTAATGAAAATGTGCTTGATCCATGACCTTGGAGAGGCATTTACCGGGGACATACCAACCTTTGAAAAGTCAGAAAAAGATGAAGAAAAAGAAGCATCACTTTTAAACGAATGGATGATGCAGCTGCCGGAACCTTTTGTCAGTGAAATGCAGGAGCTTTACAGAGAAATGGAAGAGCGGAAGACGCTGGAAGCCAGAATCTATAAGGCACTGGATAATCTGGAAGCTCTGATCCAGCATAATGAGTCGGATATCAGTACATGGATTCCGCTGGAATATGATCTGCAGATGACTTACGGAAATGATAAAGTGCAGTTTTCGGAGTATCTGACACGTCTCCGTGATGAAGTGCGGAATGACAGTAAGAAAAAGATTGCGGAGAGTATAAAAAAATCTGATTAA
- a CDS encoding NADH peroxidase, with protein sequence MAKWVCSVCGYVHEGDEAPEVCPVCKAPASKFTKQDENLTWAAEHVVGVAQGVSEDILEDLRANFQGECSEVGMYLAMARVAHREGYPEIGLYWEKAAYEEAEHAAKFAELLGEVVTDSTKKNLEMRVEAENGATAGKFDLAKRAKAANLDAIHDTVHEMARDEARHGKAFAGLLKRYFGE encoded by the coding sequence ATGGCTAAATGGGTATGTAGTGTATGTGGATACGTTCATGAAGGTGACGAGGCTCCGGAAGTCTGTCCAGTATGTAAAGCACCTGCTTCCAAATTCACAAAACAGGACGAGAACCTGACATGGGCTGCTGAACATGTTGTTGGTGTAGCTCAGGGTGTCAGCGAAGACATTCTTGAAGATCTGAGAGCAAACTTCCAGGGTGAATGCTCCGAAGTTGGTATGTACCTTGCAATGGCAAGAGTTGCTCACAGAGAAGGTTATCCGGAAATCGGTCTTTACTGGGAAAAAGCTGCTTACGAAGAAGCAGAACATGCTGCTAAATTCGCAGAACTTCTCGGCGAAGTTGTTACTGACAGCACAAAGAAAAACCTCGAAATGCGTGTAGAAGCTGAGAACGGCGCTACAGCTGGTAAATTCGATCTTGCTAAACGTGCAAAAGCTGCTAACCTCGATGCAATCCATGACACAGTTCATGAAATGGCAAGAGACGAAGCAAGACACGGAAAAGCATTCGCTGGACTGCTTAAGAGATATTTCGGAGAATAA
- a CDS encoding Fur family transcriptional regulator produces MATLKYSRQREAIKDFLMTRKDHPTADVVYENIKKIYPNISLGTVYRNLSLLSEIGEIQKLSNFGGADHFDGCVTPHCHFMCKECGQVLDLETEDLNSLAEKAVKNFPGKISDCDIRFFGICPKCVNK; encoded by the coding sequence ATGGCAACCTTAAAATACAGCCGTCAGCGAGAAGCCATCAAGGACTTCCTTATGACCCGCAAAGACCATCCTACCGCAGATGTTGTTTATGAAAATATAAAGAAAATATATCCCAACATCAGTCTGGGAACTGTATATCGCAACCTTTCTCTCTTATCTGAGATCGGAGAGATTCAGAAGCTGTCCAATTTTGGAGGTGCTGACCATTTTGATGGATGCGTTACTCCACACTGCCACTTCATGTGTAAGGAATGCGGACAGGTTCTTGATCTGGAAACCGAGGATTTAAACAGCCTTGCAGAAAAAGCTGTCAAAAACTTTCCTGGTAAGATTTCAGATTGTGATATACGCTTTTTCGGAATATGTCCGAAATGTGTGAACAAATGA
- a CDS encoding NADH peroxidase, whose product MAKWVCNVCGYVHEGDEAPEVCPVCKAPASKFTKQDENLTWAAEHVVGVAQGVSEDILEDLRANFQGECSEVGMYLAMARVAHREGYPEIGLYWEKAAYEEAEHAAKFAELLGEVVTDSTKKNLEMRVEAENGATAGKFDLAKRAKAANLDAIHDTVHEMARDEARHGKAFAGLLKRYFG is encoded by the coding sequence ATGGCAAAATGGGTATGTAATGTATGTGGTTATGTTCATGAAGGTGACGAGGCTCCGGAAGTCTGTCCAGTATGTAAAGCACCTGCTTCCAAATTCACAAAACAGGATGAGAACCTGACATGGGCTGCTGAACATGTTGTTGGTGTAGCTCAGGGTGTCAGCGAAGACATTCTTGAAGATCTGAGAGCAAACTTCCAGGGTGAATGCTCCGAAGTTGGTATGTACCTTGCAATGGCAAGAGTTGCCCACAGAGAAGGTTATCCGGAAATCGGTCTTTACTGGGAAAAAGCTGCTTACGAAGAAGCAGAACATGCTGCTAAATTCGCTGAACTTCTTGGCGAAGTTGTTACTGACAGCACAAAGAAAAACCTTGAAATGCGTGTAGAAGCTGAAAATGGTGCTACCGCTGGTAAATTTGACCTTGCAAAACGTGCCAAAGCTGCCAATCTTGACGCAATCCATGATACTGTTCATGAGATGGCAAGAGACGAGGCAAGACACGGCAAAGCATTTGCAGGTCTGCTTAAGAGATATTTCGGTTAA
- a CDS encoding response regulator transcription factor produces MAEILVCDDDKEIVEAIEIYLTQEGHHILKAYDGEQAIRVLQNHPVDLLIIDVMMPKLDGIRATLKIREKNALPIIILSAKSEDADKILGLNVGADDYVTKPFNPLELVARVKSQLRRYTQLGAMTEKKENIYETGGLMIDDDRKEVTVDGESVKLTPIEYRILLFLVQNQGRVFSINQIYENIWNEEAIAADNTVAVHIRHIREKIEINPKEPRYLKVVWGLGYKVEKI; encoded by the coding sequence ATGGCAGAGATACTGGTATGCGATGACGACAAGGAAATCGTAGAGGCAATAGAGATTTATCTGACGCAGGAGGGACATCATATCCTGAAAGCATATGACGGTGAACAGGCAATAAGAGTTTTGCAGAATCATCCGGTGGATCTTCTGATCATTGATGTGATGATGCCGAAGCTGGATGGAATACGGGCAACATTGAAGATCCGTGAAAAAAACGCTCTTCCTATTATAATTTTATCTGCAAAATCAGAAGATGCGGACAAAATTCTTGGGTTGAATGTCGGGGCAGATGATTATGTGACAAAGCCTTTTAATCCGTTGGAACTGGTGGCTAGGGTGAAATCTCAGCTCCGCAGATATACACAGCTGGGGGCAATGACCGAGAAAAAAGAGAATATTTACGAAACGGGCGGACTTATGATCGATGATGACCGTAAAGAAGTTACTGTTGATGGAGAAAGTGTGAAGCTGACTCCGATTGAATATCGTATTCTCCTTTTTCTTGTGCAAAATCAGGGCAGAGTTTTTTCTATTAATCAGATTTATGAGAACATTTGGAATGAAGAAGCAATCGCAGCAGATAACACGGTAGCTGTTCATATTCGCCATATCAGAGAAAAGATTGAGATCAATCCCAAAGAGCCACGCTACCTCAAAGTAGTATGGGGACTTGGGTATAAAGTGGAAAAGATCTGA